GTGGGGTGGTGGGTGGTGGGGTGGGTGGGGTGGTTGGTGGGGTGGGTTGGGTGGTGGGTGGGTGTGGGTGGGGTGGGGTGGGGTGGTGGGGGTGGGTGGTGGGGGGTGGTGGGTGGGTGGGTGGTGTGGGTGGTGGTGGTGGGGGTGGGTGGGGGTGGGTGGGTGTGGTGGTGGGTGGGTGGGTGTGGGTGGGTGGTGGGTGGGTGGTGGGGGTGGGGTGGGTGGTGGTGGGGTGGTGGTGGGTGGGGTGGTGGGTTGGGGTGGTGGGTGGGGTGGGTGGTGGGTGGGTGGGTGTGGGGTGGGGTGGTGGTGGGTGGTGGTGGGGTGGGTGGGGGTGGGTGGGGTGGGTGGGTGGGGGTGGTGGGtgggtggtggtggtggtggggTGGTGGTGGGTGGTGGGGTGGTGGGTGGGGGTGGTGGTGGGGTGGGTGGGTGGGTGGGTGGGTGGTGGTGGGGGTGGTGGTGGTGGGTGGGGTGGGGTGGGTGGTGGGGTGTGGGTGGTGGGTGGTGGGGTGGTGGTGGGTGTGTGGTGGGGTGGTGgtggggggtgggggtgggtGGGTGGGTGGGTGGTGGGGTGGTGGGGGTGGGGTGGGTGGGGTGGTGGGTGGGGTGGGGGTGGTGGGTGGGTGGTGGGTGGGTGGTGGGTGGTGGTGGTGGGGTGGGGTGGTGGTGGGTGGTGGTGGTGGGTGGTGGGTGGTGGTGGGTGGGGTGGTGGTGGTGGGTGGTGGTGGGGTGGGTGGTGGTGGGGTGGTGGTGGGGTGGGTGGTGGGTGGTGGTGGTGGGGTGGTGGGTGGGTGGTGGGGGTGGTGGTGGGTGGGGTGGTGGGTGGGTGGTGGGGTGGGGTGGGTGGGTGGTGGGGGTGGTGGGTGGTGGTGGTGGGTGGTGGGTGGGGGTGGGGTGGTGGGTGGTGGTGGGTGGTGGTGGTGGGGTGGGGGT
This Mytilus trossulus isolate FHL-02 chromosome 14, PNRI_Mtr1.1.1.hap1, whole genome shotgun sequence DNA region includes the following protein-coding sequences:
- the LOC134698131 gene encoding uncharacterized protein LOC134698131, whose amino-acid sequence is HPPTTPPPPPTTHPTTTPPPPTPPPPTTTTPPTTTHHPPPPPTTTPPHPPTHPPTPPPPPPTTPPPTTTPPPPPPTHHPHPPTPPTPTHPTTTHHHPTPHPPTHHPPHPPPQPTTPPTTTPPPPTPPPPPTHHPPTPTHPPPHPPTPTHPHHHHPHHPPTHHPPPPTPTTPPHPTHTHPPPNPPHQPPHPPHHPPPHPTTPHPPTHTHPTQPTPTQPNTQPNPPHPNPTP